The sequence below is a genomic window from Candidatus Ancaeobacter aquaticus.
GAAAATATGTTAGAAGAAATACTATCAAGATAATAATGGCTGTAAAAGAAATGTATAGTGCTCCTTCAAAAGTGTATTGCGGTCCGTATTGAATTATTATTTTGTATATACCTGGTTTTGTTACCCACCAACCGTTTGCGTAGCCATTAATAACATAATGATCGACTACATGGGTCCACGTATTTTTATGTATGAATGTATCCAAAAAAACTCTCTTTTTAAAAAAGTCTGAATGTGAGATCGTTTGGTCTATGTATGCATGCCACTCAAGGGAGTATGTATTATCAAAGATTAGCCAGAATGGCGCGTGGGCATCAATATCAACTATATACCGTGAAGGATTGATCTTTGTTACCATCTTGATTGGATATGATGTATCTATTGTGGTAAAATTTGATTGTTCCGGTGCTCGTTGTTCCTCAGATAGAAAAATATAAGGAGCTTTTTTTAGAAGCGATGGTTTGAGTGTAAATAATGAGTTTTTAGTATTCTTATCTACTGTTGCTTCTGGGGTAGAATAGATATGAGGTAATGATTGAGTGACTTTATAGATGTCTAGTTTTCCAAATGAAGTTATTTTCTTAAGCCCTGTGTCCTGAGATAATCTTTCCGAAAGCATATCGTGCGAGATTGCATCAGGCCAAGTGAACTTCCAATCAACATCTTTTTGGTGAACGACATAAGTTATCCCAAGAGGTCTCAGGATATCCGAAGCGTGACGGGATGTTTCCGCTTCAGTGATTGAGAAAATGTTATTAAGATACGCTTGATATTCATTGTGGGGAAAATCTTCATAATAGATAAGGGGGTTAGGGAAAAGGTTTTTTACCGGTGAGCATTCTGCTGTAAAACCTGATTCCCAGTTAAAACATGATTTGCCATACCCTGTTTTGGGTAAAGGTAATATTCGTGCGTCAGGATCATTTTCTTCAAACCAGTTACTTGCATCATGCCAATATTGGGGAACTTTTGCGTGTAGAGATCTCATTTCATAATTGTAGTGATCCCAAATACACTCTCCGGTGAACATCGGAAAGGAGAGCAGGCATATTACGGTAATGATTATTGCTGGAAAAATCGTTTTAAAAGAGTGCTTTAATGGAGAAATGTATTTCCTTGAAGCAACTGAGCTTTTATTAACCCATTCCATTAGTGTGTCGAAATAGTACGAGCATGATATACCTAAAAGAAGACCGTATGAGAGGGTAACAATGGCGGCGAATTTTGCGAATGGCTCCCTGAATATCCAGAATCCCGGCAGAGAATTCCAAGCA
It includes:
- a CDS encoding alpha-(1->3)-arabinofuranosyltransferase family protein, which gives rise to MNIIPTQNKKILRDIIILIFASLIPLLWFKKGCFIAGGDIAAYIDLSNYIKFLPYAWDEQVMAGRHNFAVHFLLPYGAFWYLLKSFSIPLNIIQQLWACVTLFISALSMYYLINLFTKTSKSTIGTLLGALFYIINPFVANTPLIVQYNLAPIYMFTPLILAFFIKGLHSKNTSENIFFASLIALTSLLFASASLNITHLFVLIGILLAYLIFYLATNRNRFVSACIFIVLCGILYTAVNFWWISVSFTKMVSMSNTVSASHKGWEVLNATHLSDAFRLLGSWAWRVGHRDMPYFPYAYVYDSWYFLILEWGLVIFIFSALFVQTKKSVFPALLALIGLFLMKGETGPFGFFYKYAWNSLPGFWIFREPFAKFAAIVTLSYGLLLGISCSYYFDTLMEWVNKSSVASRKYISPLKHSFKTIFPAIIITVICLLSFPMFTGECIWDHYNYEMRSLHAKVPQYWHDASNWFEENDPDARILPLPKTGYGKSCFNWESGFTAECSPVKNLFPNPLIYYEDFPHNEYQAYLNNIFSITEAETSRHASDILRPLGITYVVHQKDVDWKFTWPDAISHDMLSERLSQDTGLKKITSFGKLDIYKVTQSLPHIYSTPEATVDKNTKNSLFTLKPSLLKKAPYIFLSEEQRAPEQSNFTTIDTSYPIKMVTKINPSRYIVDIDAHAPFWLIFDNTYSLEWHAYIDQTISHSDFFKKRVFLDTFIHKNTWTHVVDHYVINGYANGWWVTKPGIYKIIIQYGPQYTFEGALYISFTAIIILIVFLLTYFPTRKTK